In the genome of Phlebotomus papatasi isolate M1 chromosome 2, Ppap_2.1, whole genome shotgun sequence, one region contains:
- the LOC129800527 gene encoding protein mono-ADP-ribosyltransferase PARP16-like yields the protein MSRSPEKSLNQREKFQEVCNAIRSDPEASDLRVSLFSVASSRSYHQGMGLRPIPPNLSLTDDVDLEGLQHLLLKIPALEDLLNTKAEEMEAEIVDFLHWLLVQLTDPQVTRVKPIDARDVLQRFKWDRRELRPSHVFKVDYNPESSTEKKFQEHAREFPTNYAFHGSKAHNFHSILNFGLAQHLNKRSAFGEGLYIATDLSVSITYSPSESNWMHSQLGKRISCVALCEYVEHPVHLSCREMNKKSDVPKNTLVVSNNEIIRVRYLLLYGSSLPRKTLQTPEKSIIGWMRNHKATLLIISYAFILLAVNFTTSSTSWWTSLQNIMKRFLPSCCQ from the coding sequence ATGTCCAGAAGTCCGGAAAAGTCTCTGAATCAGCGAGAAAAGTTCCAAGAGGTCTGCAATGCCATCCGAAGTGATCCAGAAGCTTCAGATCTCAGAGTGTCTCTGTTTTCTGTGGCTTCCAGCAGAAGCTATCATCAGGGAATGGGTTTGAGACCCATTCCACCGAATCTCTCTCTCACTGACGACGTGGACCTCGAGGGACTGCAGCATCTCCTCCTGAAAATCCCTGCCCTGGAAGATTTGCTGAACACAAAGGCAGAAGAGATGGAAGCTGAAATTGTGGATTTTCTCCACTGGCTTTTGGTGCAATTGACAGATCCGCAGGTGACACGAGTGAAGCCAATCGATGCCAGGGATGTTCTGCAGAGATTCAAGTGGGACAGGAGGGAACTGCGACCCAGTCATGTATTTAAAGTGGATTACAATCCGGAATCGAGTACGGAGAAGAAGTTTCAGGAGCATGCTAGAGAATTCCCGACGAATTATGCCTTTCATGGCTCCAAGGCTCACAATTTCCACTCAATCCTCAACTTTGGACTTGCCCAGCATCTAAATAAGCGATCTGCATTCGGTGAAGGACTCTACATTGCAACGGATTTGTCTGTTTCTATTACTTACAGTCCCTCAGAGTCCAATTGGATGCATTCCCAGCTCGGGAAGAGGATTTCTTGTGTTGCCCTCTGTGAATATGTGGAACATCCTGTGCATCTATCCTGCCGggaaatgaacaaaaaatccgATGTGCCCAAGAATACATTGGTCGTCAGCAACAATGAGATCATTAGAGTACGATATCTACTTCTGTATGGAAGCTCCTTGCCACGGAAAACACTTCAAACTCCTGAAAAATCAATCATCGGCTGGATGAGGAATCACAAGGCCACTCTTTTGATCATCAGCTACGCTTTTATCCTATTGGCTGTCAATTTtaccacttccagcacttcctggtGGACTTCCCTCCAGAACATCATGAAGAGATTCCTGCCCAGTTGCTGCCAGTAG